In Paenibacillus sp. FSL M7-0420, a single genomic region encodes these proteins:
- a CDS encoding TetR/AcrR family transcriptional regulator produces the protein MEGSLRVIKKKEITSSYIIQAAFELFAECGIEKTSLGMISKKVGITKSSIYYHFATKEELISRTFEHIFRDHHFTAYFDTVSVNKDNFAETLINGGLNMLPSSDAEYRSTLRVLSEFTMLAERDEQFRAPLLKIQQDFVNGFVQLLSKGAEFGLITSSTIGVNAAILALLIDNLSRCKMMKMDLDYELIWEEAVRRMILREDHQ, from the coding sequence ATGGAAGGGAGCCTGAGGGTTATCAAGAAAAAAGAGATTACATCCAGTTACATCATTCAGGCAGCATTTGAGCTTTTTGCTGAATGTGGCATAGAGAAAACGAGTTTGGGTATGATTTCAAAAAAAGTGGGGATCACCAAATCCTCAATTTATTATCATTTTGCTACAAAAGAAGAGCTGATCAGCCGGACCTTTGAGCATATTTTCCGGGATCATCATTTTACAGCGTACTTTGATACGGTATCCGTTAACAAAGACAATTTTGCAGAGACATTAATTAACGGCGGACTAAACATGCTGCCAAGCAGCGACGCAGAGTATCGTTCAACATTAAGGGTACTTAGCGAGTTCACGATGCTGGCCGAGCGTGATGAGCAATTTAGAGCTCCGCTATTGAAAATTCAACAGGATTTTGTTAACGGTTTTGTTCAACTTCTGTCCAAGGGCGCTGAATTCGGGCTTATTACTTCTTCAACCATCGGGGTCAACGCAGCCATTCTTGCCCTGCTTATAGATAATTTATCCAGATGCAAGATGATGAAGATGGACCTCGACTATGAGCTGATTTGGGAAGAGGCTGTCCGAAGAATGATACTTCGTGAAGATCACCAATAA
- a CDS encoding (S)-benzoin forming benzil reductase, giving the protein MKHIIITGTSRGIGESLANQLIDPSHHLICISRTANQGLMERAKQLDCEMDYFHYDLTDISGIDQLCEDIFSRIALPSGDEAVYLINNAAMLTPVSPIERLETEQILENLHLNLLAPMVITSNFLQLTKHMNVDKRILNISSASAKYILPSQSAYSTAKAGLDSFTRCIDIEQKLAAYPAKAAAVYPGMIDTSLQSEIRSVSTELFPYVNEFIQLSEEGKLQSPEYTASKLIEILVSEDFGKTVLIETIN; this is encoded by the coding sequence TTGAAACATATTATTATTACAGGTACATCCAGAGGAATCGGTGAATCCCTTGCGAATCAATTAATCGACCCGTCCCACCATCTGATATGTATATCCAGAACGGCTAACCAAGGACTCATGGAGCGTGCGAAGCAACTGGATTGTGAAATGGATTATTTCCATTATGATTTAACGGATATCAGTGGTATCGATCAGCTTTGTGAAGATATTTTCAGCCGAATTGCTCTTCCTTCCGGCGATGAAGCCGTCTATCTGATCAATAATGCCGCCATGTTGACTCCTGTAAGCCCGATTGAGCGGTTAGAAACGGAGCAGATCCTAGAGAACCTGCATTTGAATCTGTTAGCACCGATGGTAATCACCTCCAACTTTTTACAGCTTACCAAGCATATGAATGTGGACAAAAGAATCCTGAATATCTCCTCAGCTTCTGCCAAGTACATATTGCCTTCACAAAGCGCCTACAGTACTGCCAAAGCTGGTTTAGACTCTTTTACCAGGTGTATAGACATAGAACAGAAGCTGGCTGCCTATCCGGCAAAAGCAGCAGCAGTATATCCCGGCATGATCGATACAAGCTTGCAATCGGAAATACGGTCTGTATCCACTGAGCTGTTCCCCTATGTCAATGAATTCATTCAGCTATCTGAAGAAGGGAAGCTGCAATCGCCGGAATACACAGCGTCTAAATTAATTGAAATTCTTGTCAGTGAAGATTTCGGAAAGACTGTTCTTATTGAAACCATCAATTAA
- a CDS encoding transcriptional regulator — MGSVNSIREELLAYMNRNQMIHSHFSELSGINSGTLSRILKGNHPISMAQLVAITAGMKLPEDYFFEDYVDECFSFVVSMRRIRPFIFRCAELDRLDCIEQIVNRLLEDLSYAAVLFEFAELFYRDNKRHAARILYQGVSAAEKYQHSERLALCQYRIFQIELEEQQDLEEKLRAATQFELYVNRLDAADQLDALKELMHIYGLVHKWKRVDELAKEMHRIASVQYELEGRRSDTIEEGVKYPERPFYYYILYAYLARSTASEECGDYKRALSFVKLYANGERWVQENDEESRQIIAQFTEWAVANTYLYRLMSGDLDVIHEYADYIAIQEDEIFVALRYMVQAANVFKLNIDSILERFAAYIPYESNKTDFGGYKQAILQESYAQFLIELAIYLFNQRKSIENALNAVLKGLEISITINSSRNMIACMTLFEQYRDFADQELQERFKNLSSEVYRLNAKKSLVLLDAL; from the coding sequence TTGGGATCGGTCAATTCGATTCGGGAAGAACTGCTCGCGTATATGAACAGAAATCAAATGATACATTCACATTTTTCGGAGTTATCAGGTATCAATTCAGGTACACTCAGCCGGATTTTAAAAGGCAACCATCCAATCTCTATGGCACAACTTGTTGCAATTACTGCTGGAATGAAGCTGCCGGAAGACTATTTTTTTGAAGACTATGTAGATGAATGCTTTTCTTTTGTAGTGTCCATGCGGCGGATACGACCCTTTATTTTCCGGTGTGCAGAACTGGATCGTTTGGATTGTATTGAACAGATTGTGAACCGTCTGCTGGAGGATTTATCATATGCAGCTGTGCTTTTTGAATTCGCTGAACTTTTTTATCGGGATAATAAACGCCATGCTGCAAGGATATTGTATCAGGGTGTGAGTGCAGCCGAAAAGTATCAGCATTCCGAACGTTTAGCATTATGCCAGTACCGTATATTTCAGATTGAATTAGAAGAACAACAGGATCTGGAGGAGAAGTTACGTGCAGCCACTCAATTTGAGTTGTATGTCAACCGCTTAGACGCAGCCGATCAGCTCGATGCATTAAAAGAACTCATGCATATTTATGGTCTGGTACACAAGTGGAAGAGAGTGGATGAACTCGCTAAGGAAATGCACCGGATTGCATCCGTTCAATATGAGCTGGAAGGCCGCCGGTCAGACACAATAGAAGAAGGGGTGAAGTATCCTGAGCGTCCTTTTTACTATTATATCCTATATGCATACTTAGCCAGATCTACGGCCAGCGAAGAGTGCGGCGACTACAAGAGGGCATTATCCTTTGTGAAATTGTATGCAAATGGTGAACGCTGGGTTCAGGAGAACGATGAAGAATCCCGGCAGATCATTGCACAATTTACGGAATGGGCCGTGGCTAACACCTATCTGTACCGGTTAATGTCCGGAGATTTGGATGTAATACATGAGTACGCAGACTATATAGCTATTCAAGAGGATGAGATATTTGTGGCATTGCGTTATATGGTTCAAGCGGCGAATGTATTTAAGCTTAATATCGACAGTATCTTAGAGCGGTTCGCGGCATACATACCTTATGAATCCAACAAGACAGATTTTGGCGGTTACAAGCAGGCCATCCTGCAAGAGAGCTATGCGCAATTCCTCATCGAGCTGGCAATCTATCTTTTCAATCAAAGGAAGAGTATTGAGAACGCTCTAAACGCTGTACTGAAAGGCTTGGAAATATCAATTACGATCAATAGCAGCCGAAATATGATTGCTTGTATGACTCTTTTTGAGCAGTATAGGGATTTCGCGGATCAGGAACTGCAGGAAAGATTCAAAAATCTATCAAGTGAGGTGTATCGGCTCAATGCGAAAAAAAGTCTTGTTCTTCTTGACGCTCTGTAG
- a CDS encoding aspartyl-phosphate phosphatase Spo0E family protein, giving the protein MVNRNMLVQVRIERARNRLHFLAEKHHDLQHPAVLKQSMVLDDLINQYNMKGEQQRLIESRKSLENKHTLY; this is encoded by the coding sequence ATGGTGAACAGAAATATGCTTGTGCAGGTCCGGATTGAACGTGCCCGGAACCGGCTTCACTTTCTGGCGGAGAAACATCATGATCTTCAGCATCCTGCGGTCCTTAAGCAATCCATGGTATTGGATGACTTGATTAACCAGTATAATATGAAGGGAGAGCAGCAGAGATTAATAGAGAGCAGGAAATCACTTGAGAACAAACATACTTTATATTGA
- a CDS encoding response regulator transcription factor produces MRTNILYIEDNEKIGTWVKEELEQRGYSVQWLQSGEGAEAEVTQVDVVILDIMLPGLDGFTIGKRLKKAAPAVPVLLLTARTSIDDKVEGLQFADDYLTKPFHTDELVARLEVLIRRSGGVSPDRITLGTHIEVDMKLQTLYDKRTGEEIILTGKQHQILMYFLRHPNQVLPKEQLYEAVWEEAYIPGDKTLLVHLHRLRHKLERDPEAPEIIETLKGIGYRVKL; encoded by the coding sequence TTGAGAACAAACATACTTTATATTGAAGATAATGAGAAAATCGGCACTTGGGTCAAAGAGGAGCTGGAGCAGCGGGGATATTCGGTACAATGGCTGCAATCCGGTGAGGGTGCCGAGGCTGAGGTTACGCAGGTTGATGTCGTGATTCTGGATATCATGCTACCGGGCTTAGATGGATTCACTATAGGGAAACGGTTAAAAAAGGCGGCACCCGCCGTTCCAGTGCTGCTGTTGACCGCCCGGACCTCCATAGACGATAAGGTGGAAGGCTTACAATTCGCGGATGACTATCTAACGAAGCCCTTCCATACCGATGAATTAGTGGCCAGGCTGGAGGTATTAATCCGCCGGAGCGGCGGAGTCTCCCCGGACCGTATTACACTGGGCACTCATATCGAAGTGGATATGAAGCTCCAGACCCTCTACGACAAGCGCACAGGAGAAGAGATTATATTGACAGGAAAGCAGCATCAGATCCTGATGTATTTCCTGCGTCATCCGAATCAGGTTCTGCCGAAGGAACAGCTCTATGAAGCCGTCTGGGAGGAAGCCTATATCCCTGGCGACAAGACCTTGCTGGTACATCTCCACCGGCTGCGGCACAAGCTGGAGCGTGACCCGGAGGCCCCGGAGATTATTGAGACGCTGAAGGGAATCGGCTACCGGGTGAAGCTATGA
- a CDS encoding sensor histidine kinase, whose translation MKQHRSLFRHFLKLHFLFILLPPLVLMVFSSFFGTTGPEARFNTLNLFYITVLLFTGIIVAFVVLSWLFFWRLRKRLTRLQEAMSAAPAAADSSPEPVLIQKDRMDEIDQLGGSFNWMIRQLEDSRRREREEAGLRQRLIANMSHDLRTPLTIMRGHVTRLNNEPMSPEGQRSLAEINQTITRTGELMDDLLSYTLLTSGKYPFEPAPTDMGRLVRASVAAWYPVFEEHGIQVDVDLPAEETFHWTADPGWMTRVLDNLFQNIIRHAADGKYAWIAVDVQQERILVADRGPGMDHSAYGGGAGIGLSTVQHMLNTMNLKAAFNSSGQGTRVVISRM comes from the coding sequence ATGAAGCAGCACCGCTCCTTGTTCCGGCATTTTTTGAAGCTGCACTTTCTGTTCATCCTGCTTCCGCCTCTTGTGCTGATGGTCTTCTCATCGTTCTTCGGAACCACCGGGCCTGAGGCAAGGTTCAATACGCTGAATCTGTTCTACATTACAGTACTTTTGTTCACTGGTATCATTGTGGCGTTCGTTGTTCTATCGTGGCTGTTCTTCTGGAGACTCCGCAAACGTCTGACCCGCTTACAGGAAGCTATGTCCGCTGCTCCCGCTGCTGCGGATTCGTCGCCTGAGCCTGTCCTGATTCAGAAGGACCGGATGGATGAAATTGACCAGTTAGGCGGTTCCTTCAACTGGATGATCCGGCAGCTGGAAGACAGCCGCAGGCGGGAGCGGGAAGAGGCCGGGCTGCGGCAACGGCTCATTGCCAACATGTCCCACGACCTGCGGACACCACTGACCATCATGCGGGGACATGTCACCCGGCTGAACAATGAACCTATGAGTCCAGAAGGACAGCGCTCCTTAGCCGAGATCAACCAGACGATTACCCGGACCGGAGAGCTGATGGATGATTTGCTCTCGTATACCTTGCTTACCTCGGGAAAATATCCCTTCGAGCCTGCCCCCACAGACATGGGACGCCTGGTAAGAGCCTCGGTTGCTGCGTGGTATCCGGTTTTTGAAGAACACGGCATTCAGGTCGATGTTGATTTACCGGCAGAGGAGACCTTCCACTGGACAGCAGATCCTGGGTGGATGACCCGGGTGCTGGATAATCTGTTTCAGAATATCATCCGCCATGCAGCGGACGGGAAATATGCTTGGATCGCTGTGGATGTGCAGCAGGAACGGATTCTTGTCGCTGACCGAGGCCCGGGTATGGATCATTCCGCATACGGCGGCGGGGCGGGAATAGGACTATCGACCGTACAACACATGCTGAATACAATGAACCTGAAGGCCGCATTCAACTCAAGCGGACAGGGGACGAGGGTAGTCATTAGCAGAATGTAA
- a CDS encoding ABC transporter ATP-binding protein, translated as MLTINNLVKRRGTQEILSGITFEARPGRVTGFLGPNGAGKSSTLRILLGLDHATSGSALIHGKPFAELQHPLAAVGAALDGSGAHPMRTGRAHLRWIACAAGLPRSRVDEVLDIVGLTTAAGTRVKRYSLGMGRRLGIAAALLADPEILILDEPVNGLDPEGIRWIRTFLRKRAEAGNTVLLSSHLMGELKETVDDVVIIKQGRIVADGTLQEVTGSHSTLEDAFFALTSEQAGDAW; from the coding sequence TTGCTTACCATCAATAACTTAGTCAAACGCCGCGGTACGCAGGAGATTCTATCCGGGATCACCTTCGAAGCCAGACCGGGAAGGGTCACGGGATTCCTGGGACCCAACGGGGCCGGCAAAAGCTCTACACTCCGTATCCTGCTCGGACTGGATCATGCCACCTCCGGAAGCGCCTTGATTCATGGCAAGCCCTTCGCAGAATTGCAGCATCCGCTGGCCGCCGTAGGTGCCGCACTGGATGGTTCTGGAGCTCACCCGATGCGGACAGGACGGGCACATCTGCGCTGGATCGCTTGCGCCGCCGGTCTGCCCCGTTCACGTGTCGATGAGGTGCTGGATATTGTCGGTCTTACCACGGCAGCGGGCACTAGAGTCAAGCGATATTCTCTCGGCATGGGGAGAAGACTGGGAATCGCAGCAGCGCTGCTTGCAGACCCGGAGATTCTGATTCTGGATGAACCTGTGAACGGGCTCGACCCGGAAGGCATCCGCTGGATCCGGACATTTCTGCGTAAGCGGGCAGAGGCCGGGAATACGGTGCTGCTCTCCAGTCATCTTATGGGGGAGCTTAAAGAGACGGTGGACGATGTGGTGATTATTAAGCAGGGGAGAATTGTCGCAGACGGCACCTTGCAGGAGGTAACCGGCAGTCATTCCACGCTGGAGGATGCCTTCTTCGCCCTGACCTCTGAACAGGCAGGTGATGCCTGGTGA
- a CDS encoding ABC transporter permease, with protein MKAFYAEISKLLSLPGIWLALLIGALAPAVVAALDSLAQKEDILAGVSTRLPEVGYIGLGFGIQGVIILGVLAVSSEFRTESSEGAGGQQISTSLMVVSSRLQLFLAKAVAVSVISILLCILAVILIVPTTRYILGDYAPLLEWTRLAGAVCYWTFTALLAFGLTLLTKQGMIPLTVLMINSSLVSFSVLLAKVTKLAFYLPDRAGLEMFMFTKDGVAPAATGSVFDSYHTPVTGGLIMFAWVAVLLGTAAIVFHRRDVAA; from the coding sequence GTGAAGGCATTCTATGCAGAAATCTCGAAATTGCTCTCGCTGCCGGGAATTTGGCTCGCCCTGCTTATTGGAGCATTGGCTCCTGCGGTGGTGGCAGCCCTCGATAGTCTGGCCCAGAAGGAGGACATTCTGGCTGGCGTCAGCACACGGCTCCCGGAGGTTGGTTATATCGGGTTAGGCTTTGGTATACAGGGCGTTATTATCCTTGGCGTGCTTGCAGTCAGCAGCGAGTTCCGGACAGAGAGCAGTGAAGGGGCCGGAGGGCAGCAGATTTCCACAAGTCTGATGGTTGTGTCATCGCGGCTTCAGTTGTTTCTGGCAAAAGCAGTCGCTGTATCTGTTATCAGCATCCTCCTGTGTATCCTTGCTGTGATTCTGATTGTGCCAACCACACGCTATATATTAGGTGACTATGCCCCGCTACTTGAATGGACCCGGCTTGCCGGTGCCGTATGCTACTGGACCTTCACTGCACTGTTGGCCTTCGGGCTGACGCTGCTGACGAAGCAGGGCATGATCCCGCTTACCGTGCTCATGATTAATTCATCGCTGGTATCCTTCAGTGTCCTGCTGGCCAAGGTGACGAAGCTGGCATTCTATTTGCCGGACCGGGCCGGCTTAGAGATGTTTATGTTTACGAAGGACGGCGTAGCGCCCGCGGCTACAGGCAGTGTGTTCGACAGCTATCACACCCCGGTTACCGGCGGTTTGATCATGTTTGCCTGGGTAGCCGTGCTGCTTGGGACTGCAGCCATTGTCTTCCATAGGAGGGATGTGGCGGCATGA
- a CDS encoding ABC transporter permease produces MSVSSGRKTIRVLRAELDKLMTLPWTWTAVTVTFLVHLLLTAAFTSASLQEGAAVPEILNTGLASMSYLQAGFIILGILAACSEYTGGQIRTTLTVIPWRGRQLFMKHLALTLITIPAALILTASGVLYAGWRLGGHAAGVEPHEIIQALLGATGYLTLTTLLSAAVGALLRRTLPALVILLGYYFIISPWSRGLLPAYFPDTAGRYMYLPPSSGELNILTPVQGAGIVMIWTMSLVAIAIVFYRTRDA; encoded by the coding sequence ATGAGTGTCTCATCCGGCAGGAAGACTATACGAGTCCTTAGAGCTGAACTGGACAAGCTGATGACATTGCCATGGACATGGACAGCTGTTACGGTTACATTTCTTGTTCATCTTCTTTTGACCGCGGCCTTCACTTCCGCCTCTCTGCAGGAAGGAGCCGCAGTACCCGAAATCCTGAATACAGGACTTGCCTCGATGAGCTATCTTCAGGCAGGGTTCATTATTCTGGGGATCTTAGCGGCTTGCTCCGAGTATACGGGCGGACAGATCCGCACAACGTTAACGGTAATCCCCTGGCGCGGGCGCCAATTATTCATGAAGCATCTGGCACTCACCTTGATTACGATTCCCGCCGCACTTATCCTTACGGCCTCTGGTGTCTTGTATGCGGGCTGGAGGCTGGGCGGTCATGCAGCAGGGGTTGAACCTCATGAAATCATACAAGCATTGCTAGGGGCAACGGGCTATCTGACCTTGACCACACTGCTTAGCGCGGCGGTAGGGGCTTTATTGAGAAGAACCCTTCCGGCCCTGGTGATTCTGCTTGGCTATTATTTCATTATCAGTCCGTGGTCGCGTGGGCTTCTGCCGGCTTACTTCCCGGATACGGCTGGACGCTACATGTACCTGCCGCCTTCCTCTGGCGAACTGAATATCCTTACACCTGTGCAGGGGGCCGGTATTGTAATGATCTGGACAATGTCCCTTGTGGCAATAGCGATTGTATTCTACCGTACACGGGATGCCTGA